Proteins co-encoded in one Pseudorhizobium banfieldiae genomic window:
- a CDS encoding DUF6968 family protein, with product MDNTPFVERRFELDGAPLVVRFQVPAMAPTGEFQCRWSIGWPEGEMAHRTCGEDGVQALTLAMQAVHDRLRDSAAYKTGRLTLWGQSDLDLPPSWTRGQLYTAPSPPGAKEPRQDD from the coding sequence ATGGACAACACGCCCTTCGTGGAACGCCGGTTCGAACTCGATGGCGCGCCGCTCGTGGTGAGGTTTCAGGTCCCTGCCATGGCTCCGACCGGCGAATTCCAGTGCCGGTGGTCGATCGGGTGGCCCGAGGGTGAAATGGCCCATCGCACCTGCGGCGAGGATGGCGTGCAGGCGCTGACGCTCGCCATGCAGGCGGTTCATGATCGGTTGCGCGACAGCGCGGCCTACAAGACAGGGCGGCTGACCCTCTGGGGCCAGAGCGATCTCGACCTTCCGCCGAGCTGGACGAGGGGGCAGCTCTACACGGCTCCTTCACCGCCTGGCGCCAAGGAGCCCAGGCAGGATGATTGA
- a CDS encoding GH1 family beta-glucosidase yields MSDPKILAARFPGDFTFGVATASFQIEGATKEDGRKPSIWDAFSNMPGRVYGRHNGDVACDHYHQLDEDLDLIKEMGVSAYRFSVAWPRIIPEGVGRVNEKGLDFYDRLVDGCKARGIKTYATLYHWDLPLALMGDGGWTARSTAYAFQRYAKVVMSRLGDRLDAVATFNEPWCSVWLSHLYGEHAPGERNMEAALYAMHYTNLAHGLGVEAIREVTPNVPVGLVLNAHSVIAGSESTEDKAASERAFDFHNGAFFGPVFKGEYPPALLEALGDRMPKIEEGDLATISGKLDWWGLNYYTPMRVADDAAQSGDFPWTKDAPPKSDQKTDIGWEIYAPALKLLVEDLYRRYDLPEMYITENGAAYNMGVGADGEVDDKPRLDYYADHLSVCADLIADGFPLRAYFAWSLMDNFEWAKGYQMRFGLVHVDYDTQIRTIKKSGKWYSALASEFSKGNHRMKS; encoded by the coding sequence ATGTCTGATCCCAAGATTCTTGCTGCCCGTTTCCCCGGCGATTTCACATTCGGCGTTGCCACCGCCTCCTTTCAGATCGAAGGAGCGACGAAGGAGGACGGCCGCAAGCCTTCGATCTGGGATGCCTTCTCGAACATGCCTGGTCGCGTCTATGGCCGTCACAACGGCGATGTCGCCTGCGACCATTATCATCAGCTGGACGAGGATCTCGACCTGATCAAGGAGATGGGCGTCTCCGCATACCGTTTCTCTGTCGCCTGGCCGCGGATCATTCCCGAAGGGGTCGGTCGGGTGAACGAGAAAGGGCTCGATTTCTACGACCGGCTGGTCGACGGCTGCAAGGCGCGCGGCATCAAGACCTACGCGACGCTCTACCACTGGGACCTGCCGCTTGCCTTGATGGGCGATGGAGGCTGGACGGCCCGCTCCACTGCCTATGCATTCCAGCGCTATGCCAAGGTCGTGATGTCTAGGCTCGGCGACCGGCTGGATGCCGTCGCGACGTTCAATGAGCCCTGGTGCTCCGTCTGGCTCAGCCATCTGTACGGCGAACACGCGCCGGGCGAGCGCAACATGGAAGCAGCCCTTTACGCCATGCACTACACCAACCTCGCCCACGGCCTTGGCGTCGAAGCCATTCGCGAGGTCACCCCGAACGTGCCCGTCGGGCTGGTTCTCAACGCGCATTCCGTCATCGCCGGTTCCGAAAGCACCGAGGACAAGGCCGCCTCCGAGCGCGCCTTCGATTTCCACAACGGCGCCTTCTTCGGACCGGTGTTCAAGGGCGAGTATCCGCCGGCGCTTCTCGAAGCGCTGGGGGACCGCATGCCGAAGATAGAGGAAGGCGATCTCGCAACGATCAGCGGCAAGCTCGATTGGTGGGGGCTCAACTATTATACGCCGATGCGGGTGGCTGATGATGCGGCACAAAGCGGCGACTTCCCCTGGACGAAGGACGCGCCGCCAAAGAGCGATCAGAAGACCGACATCGGTTGGGAAATCTATGCGCCGGCCCTGAAGCTGCTCGTCGAAGACCTCTACCGGCGCTACGACCTTCCTGAGATGTACATCACCGAGAACGGCGCGGCCTACAATATGGGCGTCGGTGCAGACGGAGAGGTGGATGACAAGCCACGGCTCGACTACTACGCCGACCACCTCTCGGTCTGCGCGGATCTGATCGCTGACGGCTTTCCCCTCCGCGCTTACTTCGCCTGGAGCCTGATGGACAACTTCGAATGGGCAAAGGGCTATCAGATGCGCTTCGGCCTCGTCCATGTCGATTACGATACGCAGATCCGGACCATCAAGAAGAGCGGCAAGTGGTATAGCGCGCTTGCATCCGAGTTTTCCAAGGGCAACCACAGGATGAAATCTTAA
- a CDS encoding EAL domain-containing protein, producing MSCAGCRDGEGFELPFSMAFQPIVDVSRGNVFAYEALVRGVNGEGAGSVLSAVNEANRYAFDQSCRQKAIELASRLRSDRDASLSINFMPNAVYEPRACIRVTLATASRVSFPLNRIIFEFTEAEQVDTNHLLNILRTYKGMGFRTAIDDFGAGHSGLNLLARFQPDIVKLDMDLIRGIDLDRAKRVVVQHTLAMLADLGVTAVCEGIETSAEMAVLRDLGVTLMQGYLFGRPAFEAFSPPMFDLAA from the coding sequence ATGAGTTGTGCGGGCTGCAGGGACGGAGAAGGCTTCGAGCTTCCCTTCTCGATGGCGTTCCAGCCGATCGTAGATGTATCTAGGGGCAACGTCTTCGCCTATGAAGCCCTCGTCCGAGGGGTCAATGGAGAAGGTGCCGGTAGCGTTCTTTCTGCCGTCAACGAGGCCAATCGCTACGCCTTCGACCAGAGCTGCCGCCAGAAGGCTATCGAGCTTGCCTCCCGTCTCAGGAGCGACCGGGATGCCAGCCTCTCCATCAACTTCATGCCCAACGCCGTCTACGAGCCGCGCGCCTGCATACGCGTCACGCTTGCCACCGCGTCGCGCGTGTCCTTCCCGCTGAACCGCATCATCTTCGAGTTCACCGAAGCCGAGCAGGTCGATACCAACCATCTTCTCAACATCCTGCGGACCTACAAGGGCATGGGCTTCAGGACCGCGATCGACGATTTCGGGGCCGGTCATTCTGGGCTCAATTTGCTGGCCAGGTTCCAGCCCGATATCGTCAAGCTCGACATGGACCTGATCCGCGGCATCGATCTCGACCGCGCGAAGCGCGTCGTCGTGCAGCACACATTGGCGATGCTTGCAGACCTTGGCGTCACAGCAGTGTGCGAGGGAATCGAGACCTCGGCGGAGATGGCGGTGCTCCGTGACCTGGGCGTGACGCTGATGCAGGGCTATCTCTTCGGTCGCCCCGCCTTCGAGGCTTTCTCGCCCCCGATGTTCGACCTCGCAGCCTGA
- a CDS encoding sugar phosphate isomerase/epimerase family protein, with amino-acid sequence MKTIKGPAIFLGQFAGDEAPFNSWDAITKWAAEKGYVGVQVPTWAAQLIDLKKAAESKDYCDEFAGVARQNGIEVTELSTHLQGQLVAVHPAYDEAFDGFAAPEVRGNPKARQEWAVNQVKMALSASKHLGIKAHATFSGALAWPFIYPWPQRPAGLIETAFEELARRWTPILDHADSCGVDVCYEIHPGEDLHDGVTFEMFLERVKNHPRANMLYDPSHYVLQCLDYLDNIDIYKDRIKMFHVKDAEFNPTGRQGVYGGYQGWVQRAGRFRSLGDGQVDFGAVFSKLTANDFDGWAVVEWECALKNSEDGAREGAEFVKAHIIRVTEKAFDDFAAGGTDEAANRRMLGL; translated from the coding sequence ATGAAGACCATCAAGGGACCGGCCATTTTCCTCGGCCAGTTCGCTGGCGACGAGGCGCCGTTCAACTCCTGGGACGCGATCACCAAGTGGGCGGCCGAAAAGGGTTATGTCGGCGTGCAGGTGCCGACCTGGGCCGCCCAGCTCATCGATCTGAAGAAGGCGGCTGAATCCAAGGATTACTGCGACGAATTCGCCGGCGTCGCCCGCCAGAACGGGATCGAGGTGACGGAACTTTCCACCCACCTTCAGGGCCAACTGGTTGCCGTACACCCGGCCTATGACGAAGCCTTTGACGGCTTCGCAGCTCCGGAAGTCCGGGGCAATCCGAAGGCGCGGCAGGAATGGGCGGTCAACCAGGTCAAGATGGCTCTTTCGGCGTCCAAGCACCTCGGCATCAAGGCGCATGCAACCTTCTCCGGCGCGCTCGCCTGGCCCTTCATCTACCCTTGGCCGCAGCGCCCCGCCGGCCTCATCGAAACCGCCTTCGAGGAGCTTGCCCGCCGCTGGACGCCGATCCTCGACCATGCCGACTCCTGCGGCGTCGATGTCTGCTACGAGATCCATCCGGGCGAGGACCTGCATGACGGCGTCACCTTCGAGATGTTCCTCGAGCGGGTGAAGAACCACCCACGCGCCAACATGCTCTATGACCCGTCGCACTACGTGCTGCAGTGCCTGGACTATCTGGACAACATCGACATCTACAAGGACCGGATCAAGATGTTCCACGTCAAGGACGCGGAGTTCAATCCAACGGGGCGGCAGGGTGTTTATGGCGGCTACCAGGGCTGGGTGCAGCGTGCCGGCCGCTTCCGGTCGCTGGGTGACGGGCAGGTCGATTTCGGCGCTGTCTTCTCCAAGCTCACCGCCAACGACTTCGACGGCTGGGCTGTGGTCGAGTGGGAATGCGCGCTGAAGAATTCCGAAGACGGCGCGCGCGAGGGTGCGGAGTTCGTCAAGGCGCACATCATCCGGGTCACGGAGAAGGCGTTCGACGACTTTGCCGCCGGCGGCACGGACGAAGCCGCAAACCGCCGGATGCTGGGCCTGTAA
- a CDS encoding ABC transporter permease — protein MTTAATETAKPKTSRDWDLRAVAPFVALALLLVLGALANENFISVANLSNVITRSAFIAIIALGATYVISSGGLDLSVGAMVAFVASLMIMFLNSGAIADPLLLLIAGMALAVAIGAACGLFNGLITTVGQIEPFIATLGTMGIYRGLTTWLSQGGAITLRDRELQSLYRPVYFGEVLGVPVPIIVIFVTAAIAAFVLYRTRYGRHLIAVGSNEDVARYSGISVKRVRTVAYVVQGLCVAIAVLLYVPRLGSTSATTGILWELQAITAVVVGGTALRGGVGRIWGTLCGAFILEIVGNIMLLSNFVSEYLIGAIQGAIIIIAMLVQRSLSRRS, from the coding sequence ATGACGACTGCCGCAACTGAAACGGCCAAGCCGAAGACCTCGCGCGACTGGGATCTGCGCGCGGTGGCACCCTTCGTCGCGCTCGCGCTGCTGCTCGTGCTCGGGGCGCTGGCCAACGAGAACTTCATCTCTGTTGCCAACCTGTCGAACGTCATCACCCGCAGCGCCTTCATCGCGATCATCGCCCTTGGGGCCACCTATGTGATCTCGTCCGGCGGTCTCGATCTTTCCGTCGGCGCCATGGTGGCTTTCGTCGCCAGCCTGATGATCATGTTCCTGAATTCTGGCGCAATCGCCGATCCCTTGCTGCTGCTCATCGCGGGAATGGCGCTCGCCGTGGCGATCGGTGCCGCCTGCGGGCTATTCAACGGCCTCATTACCACGGTCGGCCAGATCGAGCCCTTCATCGCGACGCTCGGCACGATGGGCATTTATCGCGGCCTGACCACCTGGCTCAGCCAGGGCGGGGCGATCACGCTGCGTGACCGCGAGCTTCAGTCGCTCTACCGGCCGGTCTATTTCGGCGAGGTGCTGGGCGTCCCGGTGCCGATCATCGTCATCTTCGTGACCGCAGCAATTGCCGCGTTCGTGCTCTACCGCACGCGCTACGGTCGCCACCTGATCGCGGTCGGTTCGAACGAGGACGTCGCTCGGTATTCCGGCATCTCGGTCAAGCGCGTGCGCACCGTTGCCTATGTCGTGCAGGGGCTTTGCGTCGCCATCGCGGTGCTGCTCTACGTGCCGCGCCTCGGATCGACCTCTGCCACCACCGGTATCCTCTGGGAGTTGCAGGCGATCACGGCCGTCGTGGTCGGCGGCACCGCTTTGCGAGGCGGTGTCGGGCGTATCTGGGGCACGCTCTGTGGCGCCTTCATCCTGGAGATCGTCGGCAACATCATGCTGTTGTCGAACTTCGTCAGCGAATACCTCATTGGCGCCATTCAGGGCGCGATCATCATCATCGCCATGCTCGTGCAGCGCTCGCTGTCACGGCGGTCGTGA
- a CDS encoding methionine ABC transporter ATP-binding protein translates to MVTFEEVTKRFGGTGNQPAFTALDGVSMVVPRGAITGIIGRSGAGKSTLIRLVNGLEKATSGRVVVDGVEVGSLPEPGLRDLRRQVGMIFQHFNLLSSRTAFDNVALPLEIAGMDRKAIRDRVAPLLDLVGLGDKSGRYPAELSGGQKQRIGIARALATEPKLLLSDEATSALDPETTQSILELLKTINRDLGLTVLLITHEMEVVKTIASQVAVIDKGKIVENGRTFDVFTAPQHETTRSLLSAAIGAKLPEWISSDLKQTPAEGDRALVRLIFFGETAFQPLTARLVAEIGPDVNILAGAIDEIAGEPYGSLVVSYPADPDTLTRAGDFYRQTGLSTEVLGYGA, encoded by the coding sequence ATGGTCACGTTCGAGGAGGTCACCAAGCGCTTCGGCGGCACCGGGAACCAGCCCGCATTCACCGCGCTCGACGGCGTGAGCATGGTTGTCCCGCGGGGCGCGATCACCGGCATCATAGGCCGGTCGGGCGCAGGCAAGTCGACGCTCATCCGGCTGGTCAACGGCTTGGAGAAGGCGACGTCGGGACGAGTCGTCGTCGACGGCGTCGAAGTGGGCAGCCTTCCGGAGCCGGGCCTGCGTGACCTGCGCCGACAGGTCGGCATGATCTTCCAGCACTTCAATCTCCTCTCGTCGCGTACGGCCTTCGACAACGTGGCGCTGCCGCTCGAGATCGCAGGCATGGACCGCAAGGCGATCCGCGATCGCGTTGCGCCGCTCCTCGACCTCGTCGGTCTCGGTGACAAATCCGGCCGCTACCCGGCAGAACTCTCCGGCGGGCAGAAGCAGCGTATCGGCATTGCCCGGGCGCTGGCGACGGAACCCAAGCTTCTGCTGTCGGACGAGGCAACCTCGGCACTCGACCCGGAGACGACGCAGTCGATCCTGGAACTCCTCAAGACGATCAACCGCGACCTCGGCCTTACCGTCCTGCTCATCACCCACGAGATGGAGGTGGTGAAGACGATCGCCTCGCAGGTCGCGGTCATCGACAAGGGCAAGATCGTGGAAAATGGACGGACATTCGACGTGTTCACTGCTCCCCAGCACGAGACCACCCGTTCGCTCCTGTCGGCCGCGATTGGCGCGAAGCTGCCGGAATGGATCAGTTCCGATCTGAAGCAGACGCCGGCCGAGGGTGATCGTGCGCTCGTACGGCTGATCTTCTTCGGGGAGACGGCCTTCCAGCCGCTGACCGCGCGCCTGGTCGCCGAGATCGGCCCTGACGTCAACATACTGGCCGGCGCGATCGACGAGATCGCCGGCGAGCCTTACGGATCGCTTGTCGTTTCCTATCCGGCCGATCCGGATACCCTCACAAGGGCCGGCGACTTCTATCGGCAGACCGGTCTATCGACGGAGGTGCTCGGCTATGGCGCCTGA
- a CDS encoding HWE histidine kinase domain-containing protein, translating to MASPAASDDRAEPAGNARLEFVRAMAETSPAMLWMGDEVGKCVFLNRALRSFWGVDPENLAEFDWSSTVHPDDVEKLSGPFGQAMADHTSFTVEARYKRADGAYRTMRTLANPRFDENGAFLGMTGVNIDVTDELAAEEHTRLLMAELNHRTKNILAVVQAIARSTIFRDPRDFLRSFGERLQSLSACNDLLLRTDWSGVLLDELVAAQMSHLSGIAEDRILASGPTIRIGSREAQTLSMALHELCTNSLKYGALSDDRGKVRLSWERTGEGAWRMEWREEASTPPAPPERKGFGQTVIVDMVRSGLEAEVTIDFPPEGFVWRMTSRVGA from the coding sequence ATGGCATCACCGGCCGCGTCCGATGATCGAGCAGAACCTGCCGGCAACGCCCGTTTAGAATTCGTCCGTGCCATGGCGGAGACTTCACCGGCCATGCTCTGGATGGGCGACGAAGTCGGCAAGTGCGTCTTCCTGAACCGCGCGCTGCGCTCGTTCTGGGGGGTGGATCCGGAGAACCTGGCGGAATTCGACTGGAGTTCGACGGTGCATCCGGACGATGTGGAGAAACTGTCCGGTCCCTTTGGCCAAGCGATGGCGGACCACACATCGTTCACCGTGGAAGCCCGCTACAAAAGGGCGGACGGCGCCTACCGGACGATGAGGACGCTCGCGAACCCGCGGTTTGACGAGAACGGCGCGTTCCTCGGCATGACCGGAGTGAATATCGACGTAACGGACGAACTTGCCGCGGAGGAGCATACACGCCTCCTCATGGCGGAACTGAACCACCGGACCAAGAACATCCTCGCGGTTGTCCAAGCGATCGCCCGCAGCACGATCTTTCGGGACCCCAGGGACTTCCTGCGGTCTTTCGGGGAGCGTTTGCAGTCTCTCTCTGCATGCAACGACCTGCTGCTGCGCACCGACTGGTCGGGCGTGCTACTGGACGAACTGGTCGCCGCGCAGATGTCTCATCTTTCCGGCATCGCCGAGGATCGTATCCTTGCCTCAGGTCCCACCATCCGCATCGGCTCCCGCGAGGCACAGACACTGAGCATGGCACTGCATGAGCTTTGCACGAACAGCCTGAAATACGGCGCGCTTTCCGACGACAGGGGCAAGGTGCGGTTGAGCTGGGAGCGGACCGGCGAGGGAGCCTGGCGAATGGAGTGGAGGGAAGAAGCCTCCACGCCACCTGCCCCACCGGAACGGAAGGGATTTGGTCAGACCGTCATCGTCGACATGGTCAGGAGCGGGCTGGAAGCAGAGGTGACGATCGACTTCCCGCCCGAAGGATTTGTCTGGCGGATGACGAGCCGGGTCGGAGCATGA
- a CDS encoding Gfo/Idh/MocA family protein translates to MAIEGKDEQAREPRIRLGMVGGGTGAFIGAVHRMAARLDDQFDLVAGALSSTPEKAMQSGRDLGLDPARTYGSYKEMAIREARLKNGIEAVSIVTPNHVHYEAAKEFLRRGIHVICDKPLTSNLADATKLKKVADESDALFILTHNYTGYPMVRQAREMVQNGDLGALRVVQVEYPQDWLTEAVEQTGAKQAVWRTDPAQSGAGGSTGDIGTHAYNLACFVTGLTLESLAADLDSFVEGRRLDDNAHVMLRFQGGAKGMLWCSQVAPGNENGLRLRVYGENGGLEWSQENPNYLWFTPFGEQKRLITRNGAGAGSAAGRVSRIPSGHPEGYLEAFATIYTEAARAINAAKKGSKLDKDVVFPTVDDGVKGVAFVEACVASSKKNGAWVKV, encoded by the coding sequence ATGGCTATCGAAGGCAAGGACGAACAGGCACGTGAGCCGCGCATCCGGCTCGGCATGGTGGGCGGGGGGACAGGTGCCTTCATCGGCGCCGTCCATCGCATGGCGGCAAGGCTGGACGACCAGTTCGATCTGGTTGCCGGTGCTCTCTCCTCGACGCCGGAAAAGGCGATGCAGTCCGGGCGCGACCTCGGGCTCGATCCGGCCCGCACCTACGGCTCATACAAGGAAATGGCGATCCGCGAGGCGCGGCTGAAGAACGGCATCGAGGCCGTGTCCATCGTGACCCCGAACCATGTGCACTATGAAGCCGCCAAGGAATTCCTGCGCCGCGGCATCCATGTCATCTGCGACAAGCCGCTGACCTCGAACCTGGCAGACGCAACGAAACTGAAGAAGGTGGCGGACGAGAGTGACGCGCTGTTCATCCTGACCCATAACTACACCGGCTATCCGATGGTGCGGCAGGCGCGCGAGATGGTGCAGAACGGCGACCTCGGCGCGCTCCGAGTCGTGCAGGTGGAATATCCCCAGGACTGGCTGACGGAAGCGGTCGAGCAGACCGGCGCCAAGCAGGCGGTCTGGCGCACCGACCCGGCACAGTCGGGGGCGGGCGGTTCCACCGGCGACATCGGCACGCATGCCTATAACCTTGCCTGCTTCGTCACCGGTCTCACGCTGGAAAGCCTTGCGGCCGATCTCGACAGCTTCGTCGAGGGCCGGCGGCTGGATGACAATGCCCATGTCATGCTGCGTTTTCAGGGCGGCGCCAAGGGCATGCTCTGGTGCAGTCAGGTCGCGCCGGGCAACGAGAACGGGCTTAGGCTGCGTGTCTACGGTGAAAACGGCGGGCTCGAATGGAGCCAGGAGAACCCGAACTACCTCTGGTTCACCCCGTTCGGCGAACAGAAGCGGCTGATCACCCGCAACGGCGCCGGGGCAGGGAGTGCGGCCGGTCGCGTGTCCCGAATTCCATCCGGGCATCCGGAGGGCTATCTGGAAGCCTTTGCAACAATTTACACGGAAGCAGCCCGGGCCATCAATGCAGCCAAGAAGGGCTCAAAGCTCGACAAGGACGTCGTCTTTCCGACGGTCGACGACGGCGTGAAGGGCGTCGCTTTCGTCGAGGCCTGCGTCGCTTCGTCGAAGAAGAACGGCGCTTGGGTTAAAGTCTGA
- a CDS encoding substrate-binding domain-containing protein translates to MRRRTFGIAVAALAASVAMGPSLGWAQEEKKATIGVSIPAADHGWTAGVVYHAERVAKLLMEEHPGLNVIVKTSPDPASQANAVQDLAVQGIDALVILPTDPDPLVNAIQQVKDSGTFVALVDRAPSNNDNSVRDLYVAGNNPALGEVAGKYIAETTPDAEVVVIRGLPIPIDQQRQDGFDKGIEGSNVKVLERQYGNWNRDDAFRVMQDYLTKYPKIDVVWAQDDDMVVGILEAIEQSGRTDIQYVVGGAGSKDMVKRVMDGDKMVPVDVLYPPAMIATAMQLTADGLLDQVPVNGEYILDATLVTKDNAEQFYFPDSPF, encoded by the coding sequence ATGCGTAGAAGAACTTTCGGGATCGCGGTTGCGGCACTTGCGGCTTCGGTAGCCATGGGTCCCAGCCTTGGCTGGGCGCAGGAAGAGAAGAAGGCAACCATCGGCGTGTCTATTCCGGCAGCCGATCACGGCTGGACCGCGGGCGTCGTATACCATGCCGAGCGCGTGGCAAAGCTCTTGATGGAAGAGCATCCGGGCCTCAACGTCATCGTCAAGACGTCGCCTGATCCGGCAAGTCAGGCAAATGCCGTGCAGGACCTCGCGGTGCAGGGCATCGACGCGCTGGTCATCCTGCCGACGGATCCGGATCCGCTCGTCAACGCCATCCAGCAGGTCAAGGATTCCGGCACCTTCGTCGCGCTCGTAGACCGCGCGCCTTCGAATAACGACAACTCGGTGCGCGACCTCTATGTCGCGGGCAACAACCCGGCGCTCGGCGAAGTGGCCGGGAAGTACATTGCCGAGACCACGCCGGATGCGGAAGTCGTCGTCATCCGCGGCCTGCCGATCCCGATCGACCAGCAGCGCCAGGACGGCTTCGACAAGGGCATCGAAGGGTCCAACGTGAAGGTGCTGGAGCGCCAGTACGGCAACTGGAACCGCGACGACGCCTTCCGCGTGATGCAGGACTACCTGACCAAGTATCCGAAGATCGACGTGGTCTGGGCGCAGGACGACGACATGGTCGTCGGTATCCTTGAAGCGATCGAGCAGTCCGGCCGCACGGATATCCAGTATGTGGTCGGTGGTGCCGGCTCCAAGGACATGGTCAAGCGAGTCATGGATGGCGACAAGATGGTGCCGGTCGACGTGCTCTATCCGCCGGCGATGATCGCAACCGCGATGCAGCTTACCGCCGACGGCTTGCTCGACCAGGTTCCGGTGAACGGCGAGTACATCCTCGATGCGACGCTCGTCACCAAGGACAACGCGGAGCAGTTCTACTTCCCGGATTCGCCGTTCTGA
- a CDS encoding sugar ABC transporter ATP-binding protein has protein sequence MTPQPSSDRLPILEARSLSKAFGPVEVLRDVSLTVLPGEVHAIIGENGAGKSTLMKILAGNHQPTRGEILIDGQPVHLAGPVDAENRGIVLVHQEILLAPDLTVAQNIYLGRELPKGLTLDDRAMNEGAAKGLRELGADIYPQAIVGTLSIAQRQLVQIARVLLVPHRIVIFDEPTASLTPFETEALLKVIKDIRAQGVGVLYISHRLPEVKEIADRVTVLRDGGLVGTHLASELEPADMARLMVGRDVAKLYPERQSAAARETVLEVENFDVPGYAKNASFQLRKGEILGFAGLVGAGRTELMEGLVGVRRASGTVRHNGQAVHFRDASQSMKAGIVYLSEDRKGKGLLLLKDLATNLTLASIRRFVRGLQIDRNREAEALDGAIREFDIRTGRKDLLAGQLSGGNQQKLLIAKMMMLDPSIVIIDEPTRGIDIGTKQQIYKFIARLAEEGRSIIVVSSEMPELIGICDRILVMRSGQIVGEVTGEHMTENEIVVLATGVKTGEAA, from the coding sequence ATGACACCTCAACCCTCTTCCGACCGCCTGCCGATCCTGGAAGCGCGAAGCCTTTCCAAGGCATTCGGGCCTGTCGAGGTGTTGCGCGACGTCAGCCTCACGGTACTGCCGGGTGAGGTACATGCCATCATCGGAGAGAATGGCGCCGGCAAGTCGACCTTGATGAAGATCCTCGCCGGCAACCATCAGCCGACGCGAGGCGAGATCCTCATCGATGGTCAGCCGGTACATCTGGCCGGTCCTGTGGATGCGGAAAACCGCGGCATCGTGCTGGTGCACCAGGAAATCCTGCTGGCGCCGGATCTCACCGTTGCCCAGAACATCTACCTCGGCCGTGAACTGCCGAAGGGCCTGACACTCGATGACCGCGCAATGAACGAGGGTGCTGCCAAAGGCCTTCGGGAGCTTGGCGCCGACATCTACCCGCAGGCCATCGTCGGCACCCTGTCGATCGCCCAGCGCCAGCTGGTCCAGATCGCCCGTGTGCTGCTCGTCCCGCACCGGATCGTCATCTTCGATGAGCCGACGGCGTCGCTGACGCCGTTCGAGACGGAAGCGCTGCTGAAGGTCATCAAGGACATTCGCGCCCAGGGGGTTGGCGTACTCTACATCTCGCACCGCCTGCCGGAGGTGAAGGAAATCGCGGATCGCGTGACAGTGCTCCGGGATGGTGGGCTCGTTGGCACCCACCTGGCATCCGAGCTCGAGCCTGCCGACATGGCGCGGCTGATGGTGGGGCGCGACGTCGCCAAGCTCTATCCCGAGCGACAATCGGCGGCAGCGCGTGAAACGGTGCTCGAGGTCGAGAACTTCGACGTGCCGGGCTATGCGAAGAACGCCAGCTTCCAGCTGCGCAAGGGAGAGATCCTGGGCTTCGCAGGTCTCGTCGGCGCCGGGCGCACGGAACTGATGGAAGGCCTCGTCGGCGTCAGGCGCGCGAGCGGAACCGTTCGCCACAACGGCCAGGCAGTTCATTTCCGGGATGCCAGCCAGAGCATGAAGGCAGGCATCGTCTACCTGTCCGAAGACCGCAAGGGCAAGGGCCTCTTGCTGCTGAAGGACCTCGCTACGAACCTGACGCTTGCCTCCATCCGTCGCTTCGTGCGCGGTCTCCAGATCGACAGGAACAGAGAGGCCGAGGCGCTTGATGGGGCAATCCGCGAATTCGACATCCGCACCGGCCGGAAGGACCTGCTTGCAGGCCAACTCTCAGGGGGCAACCAGCAGAAGCTGCTGATCGCCAAGATGATGATGCTCGATCCGTCGATCGTCATCATCGACGAGCCGACGCGCGGTATCGACATCGGCACGAAACAGCAAATCTACAAGTTCATCGCCCGGTTGGCGGAAGAGGGAAGGTCGATCATCGTCGTCTCCTCCGAAATGCCGGAGCTGATCGGCATCTGCGACCGCATCCTCGTCATGCGGTCAGGGCAGATCGTCGGCGAAGTGACGGGAGAACACATGACCGAGAATGAGATCGTGGTGCTCGCCACGGGCGTGAAGACCGGGGAGGCTGCCTGA